A single genomic interval of Stieleria maiorica harbors:
- a CDS encoding IS3 family transposase (programmed frameshift): MTENADKKVEKNPEVTEKASRRRFTAEYKRRIALEAERCTEPGEIGALLRREGLYSSVVGRWRRQLREEPLSSSKKSNRAASPKKASAAKELADLRRENERLKEKLRQAELIIDVQKKGLGDDADAITREDRLKAAEGLSKRVGVAAACRALNVSRATFYRRRDPDRPSSPRPAPARTLSADERKAVLDQLVSERFADQSPRQVYSKLLDEGDYLCSVRTMYRILAENQSSRERRNQLKHPNYQKPELLASGPNEVWSWDITKLKGPETWTYYYLYVILDIYSRCVVGWMLAHREAADLATQLIETTIEKQGVQSDQLILHSDREPSMTSHSVAELLTSLGVTKSHSRPHVSNDNPFSESQFKTMKYRPEFPKRFGGYEDALGFCRDFFSWYNDEHYHSGIGLLTPSSLHYGQAEEILAQRQETLREAWQKNPERFVGGVPTPASLPKAVWINAPKRERERKIGAPEANCPGAP; the protein is encoded by the exons ATGACCGAGAACGCTGACAAAAAAGTTGAGAAAAATCCTGAGGTGACTGAGAAAGCGAGCCGTCGTCGCTTTACTGCCGAGTACAAACGCCGCATCGCGCTCGAGGCCGAACGGTGTACCGAGCCTGGTGAAATCGGAGCCCTGCTGCGACGCGAAGGGCTTTACTCGTCAGTGGTAGGACGCTGGCGTCGTCAACTTCGGGAAGAACCATTGTCATCATCGAAAAAATCCAATCGAGCAGCATCACCCAAAAAGGCGTCAGCGGCAAAGGAACTCGCTGATCTGAGGCGTGAGAATGAACGCTTGAAAGAGAAACTCCGTCAGGCGGAGTTGATCATTGACGTCCAAAAAAAAG GTCTCGGAGATGATGCAGACGCGATCACCCGAGAAGACAGACTGAAAGCAGCCGAAGGGCTTAGCAAACGCGTCGGCGTCGCCGCCGCGTGTCGGGCACTGAACGTTTCCAGAGCGACGTTTTACCGTCGTCGTGATCCCGATCGGCCATCGAGCCCGAGGCCTGCACCTGCTCGAACGCTATCAGCGGATGAACGAAAGGCGGTGCTTGATCAACTCGTCAGTGAACGTTTCGCTGATCAGTCACCGCGGCAGGTCTATTCGAAGTTGCTTGATGAAGGCGATTACCTGTGCAGCGTGCGAACGATGTATCGGATCCTCGCCGAGAACCAGAGTTCTCGCGAGCGGCGGAATCAACTGAAACACCCCAACTACCAAAAGCCGGAACTGTTGGCGAGCGGACCCAATGAGGTTTGGTCTTGGGACATCACCAAGCTGAAGGGTCCCGAAACATGGACCTATTATTACCTTTACGTCATCCTGGACATCTACAGTCGCTGCGTCGTCGGCTGGATGCTGGCGCATCGTGAAGCCGCCGATCTGGCCACCCAGCTCATTGAAACGACGATTGAAAAACAAGGCGTCCAATCCGACCAATTGATCCTTCACAGCGACCGTGAGCCTTCGATGACATCCCATTCCGTGGCCGAATTACTCACTTCGCTGGGCGTCACAAAGTCACACAGCCGCCCCCACGTTTCCAACGACAACCCGTTCTCGGAAAGCCAATTTAAAACGATGAAGTATCGTCCTGAATTTCCAAAGCGATTCGGGGGCTATGAAGATGCACTTGGCTTCTGTCGAGACTTTTTCAGCTGGTACAACGACGAGCATTACCACAGCGGCATCGGCCTACTCACACCATCATCGTTACACTACGGACAAGCCGAAGAAATCCTTGCACAGCGACAGGAAACGCTTCGAGAGGCGTGGCAAAAGAATCCTGAGCGATTCGTGGGCGGCGTCCCAACTCCTGCGAGTCTTCCCAAGGCCGTCTGGATCAACGCTCCAAAACGGGAAAGAGAAAGAAAAATCGGAGCCCCTGAAGCGAATTGCCCCGGAGCTCCATAA
- a CDS encoding DUF6528 family protein: MVSSETSESPITVAVSRSLCLLIVASCLTLGRPVLAKDRLICCGGAEVFILEIDPDQSEAPAPVWSWKAEDSPEIPEAGRRSFATTDECKPIGGSLLITSSSGGVALIRRSDKRCQFYTEAKNAHSACLLPVDRVAVASSFGGDELLVYKLARPSGSPAKPVARIPLRGAHGAIWDEELKRLWALGSDELLLLDIGDEPTSSTIGVDRRIELPTPGGHDLSQSRETSIFFVTTNEHVYRFDARDARFTPHPILADRPKVKSVSEHPQTGEVVYHQGTPENWWSDRIRFLGDREDIQLPGRRLYKVRWDR; encoded by the coding sequence ATGGTATCAAGTGAAACGAGCGAATCCCCCATTACAGTGGCCGTGTCGCGGTCATTGTGTCTCCTGATCGTCGCATCTTGTTTGACCCTCGGTCGTCCCGTGTTGGCGAAAGACCGATTGATATGCTGTGGTGGGGCGGAGGTCTTTATTCTTGAAATCGATCCAGACCAATCCGAGGCTCCGGCGCCGGTTTGGTCGTGGAAGGCAGAAGATTCTCCTGAGATTCCGGAGGCGGGTAGAAGATCGTTCGCGACGACCGACGAGTGCAAACCGATTGGAGGGTCTCTTCTGATCACATCGTCCAGCGGCGGTGTCGCATTGATTCGCCGGAGTGACAAACGTTGCCAGTTCTACACGGAGGCGAAGAATGCCCACAGCGCATGTCTACTGCCGGTGGATCGCGTTGCGGTGGCGTCAAGCTTTGGCGGCGACGAACTTCTCGTTTACAAGCTGGCCCGGCCCAGCGGCAGCCCGGCAAAACCGGTCGCCAGAATTCCCCTTCGAGGTGCCCATGGAGCGATTTGGGACGAGGAGTTGAAACGATTGTGGGCCCTGGGATCCGATGAACTCCTGTTGCTCGATATTGGAGACGAACCGACGAGTTCCACCATCGGTGTTGATCGACGAATCGAGCTCCCGACGCCCGGCGGCCACGACCTCTCGCAATCACGCGAAACGTCCATCTTCTTCGTGACGACGAACGAGCACGTCTACCGTTTCGATGCCAGAGACGCCCGCTTTACACCACACCCAATTCTTGCCGACCGGCCCAAGGTGAAATCGGTCAGCGAACATCCTCAGACCGGTGAGGTCGTTTATCACCAGGGAACGCCAGAAAACTGGTGGAGCGACAGAATTCGATTCCTCGGCGACCGAGAGGACATCCAGCTACCAGGGCGACGACTCTACAAAGTCCGATGGGACAGGTAA
- a CDS encoding sulfatase gives MTRAQSMRVLFGLLVLSWPSVVVQADKPNVLLIAIDDLNNWVGCLGGHPQARSPNIDRLAEHGTLFSNAHCQAPICNPSRTSIMYGMRPSSSGVYMNSPKPWTVDALKSRVTLPRHFAASGYRTYTTGKIYHGSGLPPGDFDEIGPRPGQRQKIDQRLIPETPDGAKGLWDFGGQSYNEELFQDYVDASWAIDFIGKRSEQPFFLAVGFYRPHVPFYSPTRVFNEIPADTIELPEVKDGDRDDLPSIAATLTKAPAAPAHSWFVESGRWNEAVQSYLACIRWTDEQVGRVLDALATSSHANNTIVVLYSDHGFFLGEKERWAKQSLWEQATRVPFILSVPGIDQGKPCKRPVELLSIYPTLIELCGLPPREGLEGVSLTPLLENPSAPWPNVALTTFGKDNHAVRSQTHRYIRYNDGSEELYDLRIDPNEWNNLAGEESLASLKVELAEFFPNTNAEPAKATGGKRKNADKKSR, from the coding sequence ATGACTCGTGCTCAATCAATGCGCGTCCTATTCGGGCTGTTGGTCTTGTCCTGGCCATCCGTTGTCGTGCAGGCTGATAAGCCGAACGTGTTGCTGATTGCGATTGACGATTTGAACAACTGGGTTGGCTGCTTGGGCGGGCATCCGCAAGCCCGTTCGCCCAACATCGATCGGCTTGCCGAGCATGGGACCTTGTTCAGCAATGCTCATTGCCAGGCACCGATCTGCAACCCGTCCCGGACAAGCATTATGTACGGGATGCGGCCATCGAGCAGCGGCGTTTATATGAATTCGCCCAAGCCTTGGACCGTGGACGCCCTGAAGTCCCGTGTCACGCTACCTCGCCATTTCGCGGCGAGCGGTTACAGAACCTACACCACGGGCAAGATCTACCACGGTTCTGGGTTGCCGCCTGGTGACTTTGACGAAATCGGGCCGCGACCTGGCCAGCGACAGAAAATCGATCAACGTCTGATCCCTGAGACCCCCGACGGGGCAAAAGGCCTGTGGGATTTTGGCGGCCAGTCCTATAACGAAGAACTGTTCCAGGATTATGTCGATGCTTCGTGGGCGATCGATTTCATCGGCAAGCGATCCGAGCAACCATTTTTTCTTGCCGTTGGGTTCTATCGGCCCCATGTTCCATTCTATTCTCCGACCCGCGTCTTCAATGAGATCCCGGCAGACACGATCGAACTGCCAGAGGTGAAAGACGGTGACCGTGACGACCTGCCAAGCATTGCCGCGACTCTGACGAAGGCCCCCGCCGCGCCGGCTCACTCGTGGTTTGTCGAAAGCGGACGCTGGAATGAGGCCGTGCAATCGTACCTGGCCTGTATTCGTTGGACCGATGAACAGGTTGGTCGAGTCCTCGATGCTCTCGCAACGAGTTCGCACGCAAACAACACGATCGTCGTGCTGTACTCGGACCATGGCTTTTTTCTTGGTGAGAAGGAACGCTGGGCGAAGCAATCACTTTGGGAACAAGCGACTCGCGTTCCTTTCATTCTCAGTGTCCCGGGAATCGATCAGGGCAAACCGTGCAAGCGCCCCGTTGAATTGTTGTCGATCTATCCGACTCTGATCGAATTGTGTGGCTTGCCACCCCGAGAGGGACTGGAAGGAGTCAGCTTGACGCCGTTGCTGGAAAACCCATCTGCACCATGGCCGAACGTGGCGTTGACGACCTTCGGCAAAGACAACCACGCCGTCCGCAGCCAAACCCATCGATATATCCGATATAACGACGGCAGCGAGGAACTCTACGACCTGCGAATCGATCCCAACGAGTGGAATAATCTTGCCGGTGAGGAATCGCTCGCGAGCCTGAAGGTTGAACTGGCAGAGTTCTTTCCCAATACCAATGCGGAGCCAGCTAAGGCAACGGGTGGCAAACGCAAGAACGCCGACAAGAAATCAAGGTAG
- a CDS encoding DUF2256 domain-containing protein, translated as MAKKQPKLPEKICIVCGRPFTWRKKWEKVWGEVKYCSDRCRRHRDGKTSDKGGES; from the coding sequence ATGGCAAAAAAACAGCCCAAACTTCCCGAGAAAATCTGCATCGTCTGCGGCCGCCCTTTCACCTGGCGAAAGAAGTGGGAGAAGGTTTGGGGCGAAGTCAAGTATTGTAGTGATCGGTGCCGCAGGCACCGTGACGGGAAGACGAGCGACAAGGGCGGGGAATCATGA
- a CDS encoding IS4 family transposase produces the protein MPAKQTKPKIVPKRGKPVVTPGTPDDLSVDQAQQEATTDASDRKFKSKDIQGLKYLDMIAPLLERLHDDQCERDKAGNRDLHYDQLCMLVLLYLFNPAITALRSIPQATELAKVKKRLGCGRTSLGSLSEASRVFDADRLKEVIAELGQHAQSVHGQKSLHGINQTITLVDGSLVSCLPRLIDASIFKGQSNSHLVKWRLHTHFEVDRYVPTRIDVTPDAGGQHDERSVLEQTIQRDRLYVMDRGYAKFSLFNKIVQAKSSYVCRVRDNSVYDVLEQRVLSEKAVAAGVLSDEIVDLGRHQGGNRERPGHPVRLICVRCSAHTSRGKYHGTSTGPSSDGILRIVTNMLDVPAEIIALIYSQRWIIEIFFRFFKQLMGCSHLIFHSQNGIEIQCYCALIACLLINIWTGRKPTKRTFEMISYYFMGLASEEELIAHLEKLKRHYDATATNQ, from the coding sequence ATGCCCGCCAAGCAAACCAAGCCCAAAATAGTTCCAAAACGTGGGAAACCAGTTGTCACTCCTGGTACTCCAGATGATCTGTCGGTCGATCAGGCACAGCAAGAGGCGACCACCGATGCCTCAGATCGAAAATTCAAGAGCAAAGACATTCAAGGTCTGAAGTATCTCGATATGATCGCTCCTCTGCTGGAGCGACTTCATGACGACCAATGCGAACGCGACAAAGCTGGCAATCGAGACCTGCACTACGACCAACTCTGCATGCTGGTACTGCTATATCTATTTAATCCGGCGATTACCGCGTTGCGGTCAATTCCTCAAGCCACGGAACTTGCGAAAGTCAAGAAACGACTCGGTTGCGGACGAACATCCCTTGGCTCACTGAGCGAAGCTTCGCGCGTGTTCGACGCCGACCGTCTCAAAGAAGTCATTGCCGAGCTCGGCCAGCACGCACAGTCGGTACATGGCCAAAAGAGCCTGCACGGCATCAACCAGACGATCACCCTTGTCGATGGCTCATTGGTCTCTTGCCTGCCTCGCTTGATCGATGCATCGATCTTCAAAGGGCAAAGCAACAGTCACTTGGTCAAGTGGCGATTGCATACGCACTTCGAGGTGGATCGGTACGTCCCGACGCGAATCGACGTGACGCCCGACGCAGGTGGCCAGCACGACGAACGATCGGTGCTCGAGCAGACGATCCAGCGAGATCGTTTGTATGTCATGGATCGCGGTTATGCAAAGTTCTCGCTGTTCAACAAGATCGTCCAAGCCAAAAGCAGCTATGTGTGCCGCGTTCGCGACAACAGTGTTTACGATGTCCTGGAGCAGCGAGTGCTTTCCGAAAAAGCCGTCGCCGCAGGAGTCTTAAGCGATGAGATTGTAGATCTTGGCAGACACCAGGGCGGAAACCGAGAACGGCCAGGGCATCCTGTTCGGTTGATCTGCGTTCGTTGTAGCGCCCATACCAGCCGTGGAAAGTACCACGGGACTTCGACGGGACCGAGCAGCGATGGCATCTTACGAATCGTGACGAACATGCTGGATGTTCCCGCCGAAATCATCGCATTGATCTATTCTCAACGCTGGATCATCGAGATCTTTTTTCGATTCTTCAAGCAGTTGATGGGCTGTAGCCACTTGATATTCCACAGCCAGAATGGAATTGAGATTCAGTGCTATTGTGCATTGATCGCCTGCCTGCTGATCAACATCTGGACGGGGCGCAAGCCAACCAAGCGTACGTTTGAGATGATCAGCTACTACTTCATGGGTCTGGCGAGCGAAGAGGAATTGATCGCTCATTTAGAGAAACTCAAGCGGCACTACGACGCGACTGCAACCAACCAATAA
- a CDS encoding CIA30 family protein, whose protein sequence is MILRMMLLIACLGGVSVIAEDRILFNFDDADAAEGWQAVNDGVMGGRSDGRFEINDDRNFEFFGTLSLENNGGFASVRSRGSNLGLKNGDSIVIRVRGDGREYNLRLYVPRRVSRNSYQQPFKTKRDEWIEVVLPMDKFVATWRGRVFPNETFVPDNVTVLGIQLSDKQAGPFKLEVEWIKVRKASTVSEAINVRRDVAYVENGHERQKLDVYAPPEGDDHPIVFWIHGGGWRKGDKAGVQSKPKAFIEKGFVFISVNYRFVPDVTVKQMTSDIAKAIKWGYDHAEDYGGDRESLFVAGHSAGAHLAALVCTDERYLEAEGLSLSKITGCIPVDTAAYDVVSQIKSAGPLRGGLYTTVFGKSEASQNDLSPIAHVAEGKGIPAFLILHVASRADSTARSQAFADALRKAVVNANSLAAEGKNHGTINRELGLPGDPPTKALFEFINGAL, encoded by the coding sequence ATGATCTTAAGAATGATGTTGCTGATCGCCTGCCTGGGAGGCGTGTCGGTCATTGCCGAGGATCGAATCCTGTTTAACTTCGACGACGCAGACGCTGCCGAGGGATGGCAAGCCGTCAACGATGGCGTGATGGGCGGTCGTTCCGATGGCCGCTTCGAAATCAACGACGACAGGAATTTCGAGTTCTTCGGCACGCTGTCGCTGGAAAACAACGGAGGCTTCGCATCGGTCAGATCGAGAGGTTCCAATCTTGGACTCAAAAATGGCGATTCCATTGTGATTCGAGTTCGCGGCGACGGTCGTGAATACAACCTCCGCCTTTATGTGCCACGTCGTGTCAGCCGGAATTCCTACCAACAACCTTTCAAAACAAAAAGGGACGAATGGATCGAAGTCGTCTTGCCAATGGACAAGTTCGTGGCCACATGGCGAGGTCGAGTGTTTCCGAACGAGACCTTTGTCCCCGATAACGTCACGGTCCTGGGAATTCAACTCAGCGACAAGCAGGCCGGACCGTTCAAGCTGGAGGTCGAATGGATCAAGGTACGGAAGGCCTCGACTGTCTCTGAGGCGATCAACGTGCGTCGTGACGTCGCTTATGTCGAAAACGGCCACGAGCGACAAAAACTGGATGTCTATGCGCCCCCCGAAGGCGATGACCATCCCATCGTGTTCTGGATTCACGGGGGCGGATGGCGAAAAGGAGACAAAGCTGGCGTCCAGAGCAAACCCAAGGCGTTCATCGAGAAGGGGTTTGTCTTCATCTCGGTCAACTACCGATTTGTGCCTGACGTAACGGTCAAGCAAATGACGAGTGACATCGCCAAGGCGATCAAGTGGGGCTACGATCATGCCGAAGACTACGGCGGTGATCGAGAATCGCTCTTCGTTGCCGGGCACTCCGCGGGTGCGCATTTGGCCGCTTTGGTTTGCACCGATGAACGTTATCTCGAGGCTGAAGGCCTGTCGCTCAGCAAAATCACCGGCTGCATCCCCGTCGACACCGCCGCCTATGATGTCGTAAGTCAGATCAAGAGCGCCGGCCCTCTGCGTGGCGGGCTCTACACGACTGTCTTCGGTAAAAGCGAAGCAAGCCAGAACGACCTGTCGCCGATCGCTCACGTGGCTGAGGGAAAAGGCATTCCGGCTTTCCTGATCCTGCACGTCGCCAGTCGCGCCGACTCGACGGCTCGCTCCCAGGCTTTCGCAGACGCCCTCAGGAAAGCTGTTGTTAATGCCAACAGTCTTGCCGCGGAAGGCAAGAACCATGGAACGATCAACAGGGAATTGGGATTGCCCGGTGATCCGCCCACGAAGGCGCTGTTTGAGTTTATCAATGGAGCGTTGTGA
- a CDS encoding DUF1592 domain-containing protein, producing MKAQSKIHNRFRFGLTISALGIVLALAPASPCRAEPEDGVANEEALRTDARKTFRKKVEPFVNRYCIDCHGPRPEAGLNLRSALNSPESATSFLHWKKAVANVKVHDMPPEDAGEIPTEEERREFAQWIGKLKYLAGRDPGPFVIRRLSKVEYGNTLRDLYGVAPSIAGSLPEEVVGEGYLNSISPLQSELFLGIANKLIEQVVAPEGQRPNEVQRRLFGETPADDSDFPSAAREVARTLARDAYRRPPTEAELDVLVGIFDLGREHQMNYTASLALMWKAILVSPQFLFITPAAGFDSKDAIVPLDDYQLASRLSYLLWSAPPDAQLSALADKGQLHKPEVLRAQVARLLDHQRSRALFDSFGAQWLGVSGLKNQTFDPDVFPEMTAELRTAMMDEARLFFESIVRENQSVFRFVDSDYTFLNEPLAKLYGLEQSVQGPAMRQVKLEDPNRGGILGMPATLASTSFPGRTSPVKRGVWVLEQVLGERVPPPPPDVPELEDQPQKNLEGLTLRERTELHQSDPTCANCHRVLDPIGFGLENFDAIGRWREKNDAGVAIDSAGALPGDARFSNPAELKRLLAERKSDLARNLTERLMAFALGRQLEGYDEIVIDQLMVKIAEDDYRMRTVITEVIASYLFTHRRVR from the coding sequence ATGAAAGCACAGAGCAAGATCCACAACCGTTTTCGTTTCGGTTTGACGATCTCGGCCCTGGGCATCGTATTGGCTTTGGCGCCGGCTTCGCCCTGTCGAGCAGAGCCTGAAGATGGTGTTGCGAACGAGGAAGCGCTTCGTACCGATGCCAGAAAGACTTTCCGAAAGAAGGTCGAGCCGTTCGTCAATCGATACTGCATCGACTGCCACGGTCCGCGTCCCGAAGCGGGACTCAATCTACGGTCGGCACTTAACAGCCCTGAAAGCGCGACGTCATTCCTGCATTGGAAGAAGGCGGTTGCGAACGTCAAGGTCCACGACATGCCGCCCGAAGACGCGGGAGAGATTCCGACGGAGGAGGAGCGGCGTGAGTTCGCGCAGTGGATCGGCAAGCTGAAGTATCTGGCCGGGCGTGATCCCGGCCCCTTCGTGATCCGGCGTCTGAGCAAGGTGGAATACGGCAATACGCTGCGCGACCTGTATGGTGTGGCCCCGTCGATCGCAGGCAGCTTGCCAGAGGAAGTCGTCGGGGAGGGCTATCTGAACTCCATCTCGCCTCTGCAATCGGAGCTGTTCCTCGGCATCGCCAACAAGTTGATCGAACAAGTCGTGGCACCGGAGGGGCAACGACCCAACGAAGTGCAAAGACGTCTGTTTGGCGAAACTCCTGCGGACGACAGCGATTTTCCCAGTGCGGCTCGAGAAGTTGCCCGCACGTTGGCTCGCGACGCCTACCGTCGTCCGCCCACCGAGGCGGAACTGGATGTATTGGTGGGGATCTTCGATCTCGGCCGCGAGCACCAGATGAATTACACGGCGTCGTTGGCGTTGATGTGGAAGGCGATCCTGGTCTCACCGCAATTTCTATTCATCACGCCTGCGGCAGGATTCGACTCGAAAGACGCCATCGTACCGCTGGACGATTATCAACTCGCCTCCCGCCTTTCTTATTTGCTGTGGTCGGCACCGCCTGACGCCCAGTTGTCTGCGCTGGCCGACAAGGGCCAGCTTCACAAACCCGAAGTATTGCGGGCCCAGGTGGCGCGGTTGCTAGATCACCAGCGATCGCGCGCTTTGTTTGACAGCTTCGGCGCCCAGTGGCTTGGCGTCAGTGGGCTAAAGAACCAGACGTTTGACCCAGACGTGTTTCCTGAGATGACTGCCGAACTGCGGACGGCGATGATGGATGAAGCACGCCTGTTTTTTGAGAGCATCGTGCGCGAGAACCAAAGCGTCTTTCGGTTCGTCGACAGCGACTACACCTTTCTTAATGAACCGCTCGCCAAGCTGTACGGCCTGGAGCAATCCGTTCAGGGGCCCGCAATGCGACAGGTCAAACTGGAAGACCCCAATCGCGGTGGCATTCTCGGGATGCCGGCCACGTTGGCGTCGACATCGTTTCCAGGCCGCACCAGCCCCGTCAAGCGTGGTGTCTGGGTGCTCGAGCAGGTCCTGGGAGAACGCGTCCCGCCACCTCCACCGGATGTCCCCGAGTTGGAAGATCAACCGCAGAAGAACCTGGAAGGTCTGACGCTCCGCGAGCGGACCGAATTACACCAATCCGATCCGACTTGCGCCAACTGCCACAGGGTTCTCGACCCGATCGGTTTCGGGTTAGAGAACTTCGACGCGATTGGACGCTGGCGCGAAAAGAATGACGCCGGTGTCGCGATCGATTCCGCGGGAGCACTTCCCGGTGACGCGCGTTTTTCGAACCCCGCAGAACTCAAACGCCTGTTGGCCGAGCGAAAATCAGACCTGGCTCGCAACCTGACTGAACGCTTGATGGCCTTCGCGTTGGGGCGGCAATTGGAAGGCTACGATGAAATCGTGATCGACCAACTGATGGTCAAGATTGCCGAGGACGATTACCGAATGCGCACGGTGATCACCGAGGTGATCGCCAGTTATTTATTCACACACCGGAGAGTCCGATGA
- a CDS encoding DUF1552 domain-containing protein translates to MTIIDRRTYLKGAGAALALPLLDAMGWAEASGNQASKPPIRLGFMYMPHGVIMDQFWPADAESFLTSPPPALESLRPILDQCLMMKGVSGVSNGPFKGAPHALELSTWLTAALPNPDKRDEISISISADQIAANYVGAFTPLPSLELATMPQTWKENQAGLNEAYYSHCSFRSPTQAVPAEINPHNVLNRLFNKQESKGHASTPMSPLDRQLLDRVLAGARDLRRTLPPTDQHKLDEYLDSVRSVERRIAAIEMRQKEAALEKAGVRSSRRHDSDSPPIEIKIPEGDKRSEYMQVMCDLKVLAFQTDTTRVCSYIGSTPNGVSYPELGFTDKHHSTTHHNNQQEKVRKVAAITKFNVDQFAYMVKKMAGLREGDGSLLDHSIMMWGSGLEDGDRHTRENLPFIIAGKGGGSIKTGRFLPDTQGNQGDLLTTLLSCAGVPIDRPVGIATKQLDEIKA, encoded by the coding sequence ATGACAATCATTGATCGTCGAACCTATTTGAAAGGCGCCGGAGCCGCTCTCGCGCTGCCTCTGTTGGATGCCATGGGGTGGGCAGAAGCCAGTGGGAATCAAGCATCCAAACCACCGATACGTCTCGGGTTCATGTACATGCCCCATGGCGTGATCATGGACCAGTTTTGGCCCGCCGATGCGGAGAGCTTCCTCACATCGCCGCCACCAGCACTCGAGTCCCTGCGGCCGATACTTGACCAGTGTTTGATGATGAAAGGCGTTTCAGGGGTTTCCAACGGTCCTTTCAAAGGCGCCCCCCACGCACTCGAACTATCAACATGGCTCACCGCAGCGCTGCCGAACCCAGACAAACGCGACGAAATCAGCATCTCGATTTCAGCCGACCAGATCGCCGCAAACTACGTTGGAGCGTTCACACCGTTGCCTTCGTTGGAACTAGCCACGATGCCTCAGACGTGGAAGGAGAACCAGGCAGGACTGAACGAAGCCTACTATTCGCACTGTAGCTTTCGCTCGCCGACTCAAGCGGTCCCGGCCGAGATCAATCCGCACAACGTGCTCAATCGCTTGTTCAACAAGCAGGAATCGAAGGGGCACGCATCCACGCCGATGAGCCCGCTGGACCGTCAATTGTTGGATCGAGTGCTCGCCGGCGCACGAGATTTGCGGCGCACGCTGCCCCCGACGGACCAGCATAAATTGGACGAGTACTTGGATAGCGTCCGTTCGGTGGAACGGAGGATTGCCGCCATCGAAATGCGACAGAAGGAGGCGGCTTTGGAGAAGGCCGGCGTTCGCTCCAGTCGCCGCCACGACTCGGACTCACCGCCGATCGAGATCAAGATTCCCGAAGGTGACAAACGCAGTGAATACATGCAGGTGATGTGCGACCTGAAGGTGCTGGCCTTTCAGACCGATACAACCCGCGTCTGCTCCTACATCGGTTCCACCCCAAACGGAGTGTCGTACCCCGAACTCGGATTCACCGACAAGCATCATTCGACGACTCACCACAACAACCAGCAGGAGAAGGTCCGCAAGGTGGCCGCCATTACGAAGTTCAATGTCGATCAGTTTGCTTACATGGTCAAAAAGATGGCCGGTTTGCGAGAGGGTGACGGCTCGCTGCTGGATCACAGCATCATGATGTGGGGTTCCGGTCTCGAAGACGGCGATCGGCATACCCGAGAGAACCTGCCGTTCATCATCGCTGGTAAGGGGGGAGGCTCCATCAAGACAGGGAGATTCCTACCCGACACTCAGGGCAACCAGGGCGACCTGCTTACGACGCTGCTTTCATGCGCCGGGGTTCCGATTGACCGCCCGGTCGGCATCGCGACCAAGCAGCTTGATGAAATCAAAGCGTAA